One region of Bactrocera neohumeralis isolate Rockhampton chromosome 5, APGP_CSIRO_Bneo_wtdbg2-racon-allhic-juicebox.fasta_v2, whole genome shotgun sequence genomic DNA includes:
- the LOC126758891 gene encoding sodium leak channel NALCN isoform X3: MIDRLHTRRLGAASNRSDTSSISATTTGVGGGVGAGTSGGGTITTPPASTSSSSGHSLQQQQQQHSHPHQQQQQFRSSLHHHHHTSAHSHFTFNTGGSYSQGHSSGSLSRISRKAGASLSASAQSGHGFDGTSSVNSPSVVNSGSGSASSGPALLPTMGPMLGTSTSGGTGIAGGQLGVHSQNVSSNTAGNSSAGGGGLGASGSGSGAGIGAGVMGGIGGVGGGAIGGGVGMGICGGISSTMGPSSAAITGVPPIGLGLATGIGNKMLGRKQSLKGGEPFLADYGPEESLNESADIEWVNKLWVRRLMRLCALVSLASVSLNTPKTFERHPPLQYITFASDTAVTLLFTAEMIAKMHIRGVLHGEVPYLKDHWCQFDASMVFFLWISIILQIFEVLEIVPKYSYISIVRAPRPLIMIRFLRVFLKFSMPKSRINQIFKRSSQQIYNVTLFFLFFMSLYGLLGVQFFGELKNHCVMNNSETDYLGRPILTINSLAIPDTFCSMDPDSGYQCSPGMICMKMDFLSSYVIGFNGFEDFATSIFTVYQAASQEGWVFIMYRAIDSLPAWRAAFYFSTMIFFLAWLVKNVFIAVITETFNEIRVQFQQMWGARGHIQKTAASQILSGNDSGWRLVTIDDNKHGGLAPETCHAILRSPYFRMLVMTVILANGIVMATMTFKHDGRPRNVFYEKYYCIEMAFTFFLDLETLFKIYCLGWRGYYKHSIHKFELLLAVGTTIHIVPIFYLSGFTYFQVLRVVRLIKASPMLEGFVYKIFGPGKKLGSLIIFTMCLLIISSSISMQLFCFLCDFTKFESFPEAFMSMFQILTQEAWVEVMDETMIRTSKTLTPLVAVYFILYHLFVTLIVLSLFVAVILDNLELDEDIKKLKQLKFREQSAEIKETLPFRLRIFEKFPDSPQMTILHRIPNDFTLPKVRESFMKHFVIELETDDPSIVENCKRPMSECWESNVVFRKQKPVRIMNKTPKVRSAGSSLRKLAITHIINDSNNQRLMLGDSAMLPVVGGKGGLKSQGTITHSKPWRVDQKKFGSRSIRRSVRSGSIKLKQTYEHLMENGDIAAAPRANSGRARPHDLDIKLLQAKRQQAEMRRNQREEDLRENHPFFDTPLFLVPRESRFRKICQKIVHGRYDARLKDPLTGKERKVQYKSMHNFLGLVTYLDWVMIFVTTLSCISMMFETPSYRVMDHPTLQIAEYGFVVFMSLELALKILADGLFFTPKAYIKDVAAVLDVFIYVVSTSFLCWMPQQIPTSSGAQLLMILRCVRPLRIFTLVPHMRKVVYELCRGFKEILLVSTLLILLMFIFASYGVQLYGGRLARCNDPTILRREDCVGVFMRRVFVTKMKLTPGNNESYPSMLVPRVWANPRRFNFDNIGDAMLTLFEVLSFKGWLDVRDVLIKAVGPIHAVYIHIYIFLGCMIGLTLFVGVVIANYSENKGTALLTVDQRRWCDLKKRLKIAQPLHLPPRPDGRKFRAFTYDITQNIIFKRIIAVVVLINSMLLSITWIKGEVHTERLVVVSAVLNFVFVIEVVMKNIAFTPRGYWQSRRNRYDLLVTVAGVVWIFLQTILRNDLSYFFGFMVVILRFFTITGKHTTLKMLMLTVGVSVCKSFFIIFGMFLLVFFYALAGTILFGTVKYGEGIGRRANFGSPVTGVAMLFRIVTGEDWNKIMHDCMVQPPYCTPGNNYWETDCGNFTASLVYFCTFYVIITYIVLNLLVAIIMENFSLFYSNEEDALLSYADIRNFQNTWNIVDIHQRGVIPVRRVKFILRLLKGRLECDPQKDRLLFKYMCYELDKLHNGEDVTFHDVINMLSYRSVDIRKALQLEELLAREEFEYLVEEEVAKMTIRTWLEGCLKKIRAQNASKQQNSLIAGLRATNEQLMLLKTPEDKTPTSGGEKPPGSATAAGPPTSDAFSPTFSSTENEEKDASGSAAVSTIGEAHGVQRVISGTKRAQALIRSDSTGSSTGRKYLAPTTSDPQPRSTLTDKERLHISSQQKKKNSMTAVPILPPVAAASGSAIKRDLNRTSGFFASGNSDGSQFHYPPNVVNHYGEQHGPLGSPSAIMGHIIAGSKLLPFNNQANAVYEVHDWWQEQVICTLHSDDEG; this comes from the exons ATGATTGACCGATTGCATACGCGTCGCTTAGGAGCTGCAAGTAACCGTAGCGACACTAGCTCCATATCGGCTACTACCACCGGTGTTGGCGGTGGTGTCGGTGCTGGTACGAGTGGCGGCGGCACAATTACCACTCCACCAGCTAGCACCAGCTCCTCCAGCGGGCATAGTctacagcagcagcagcaacagcactCACATCCacatcaacaacagcagcaatttcGCTCATCATTACATCACCATCACCATACGTCGGCTCATAGCCATTTCACCTTCAATACCGGCGGCAGTTATAGTCAAGGCCATAGTTCGGGCAGCTTATCGCGCATATCACGCAAGGCTGGCGCATCACTTTCGGCATCAGCACAAAGTGGACATGGCTTTGATGGAACCAGCAGCGTTAATAGTCCTTCAGTTGTGAATTCGGGCAGCGGCAGCGCCAGTAGTGGTCCGGCACTGCTACCCACAATGGGTCCAATGTTGGGCACATCAACAAGTGGTGGTACCGGCATAGCCGGCGGTCAATTGGGTGTGCACAGTCAAAATGTGTCTTCGAATACGGCTGGCAATAGTAGTGCTGGCGGTGGTGGTCTTGGCGCTAGTGGTAGCGGCAGCGGTGCGGGCATTGGTGCTGGTGTCATGGGCGGTATTGGTGGCGTTGGCGGCGGTGCGATTGGCGGTGGTGTTGGTATGGGCATCTGTGGCGGCATCAGTAGTACGATGGGCCCAAGCAGCGCAGCCATAACTGGCGTCCCCCCTATTGGGCTGGGCCTAGCAACGGGCATTGGTAATAAGATGCTCGGCCGCAAGCAAAGCCTCAAGGGGGGCGAACCGTTTTTGGCCGATTATGGTCCCGAGGAGTCGCTTAACGAAAGTGCCGATATTGAATGGGTGAATAAGCTGTGGGTAAGGCGACTAATGCGTTTATGCGCCTTAGTATCCTTGGCCTCAGTCTCATTGAATACGCCGAAAACTTTCGAGCGGCATCCCCCATTACAGTATATAACATTCGCATCGGACACCGCGGTCACGCTGCTATTCACCGCCGAAATGATTGCCAAAATGCATATCCGCGGTGTATTGCAT GGTGAAGTACCATATCTAAAGGATCATTGGTGTCAATTCGATGCGTCAATGGTATTTTTCCTCTGGATATCgattatattacaaatattcgAAGTTTTAGAAATTGTGCCCAA aTATTCTTACATCTCAATTGTACGCGCACCACGCCCACTAATTATGATACGCTTCCTACGAGTCTTCCTAAAATTCTCGATGCCAAAAAGCCgcattaatcaaatatttaa ACGGTCGAGCCAACAGATCTACAACGTGACATTGTTCTTCCTATTTTTTATGTCACTTTACGGTTTACTGGGTGTACAATTCTTTGGAGAGCTGAAAAACCATTGCGTTATGAATAACTCCGAGACCGACTACTTGGGAAGACC CATTTTAACTATAAATTCGCTTGCCATACCCGATACGTTCTGCTCGATGGATCCGGACTCTGGATATCAGTGCTCACCGGGAATGATTTGCATGAAAATGGATTTTCTCAGCAGCTATGTGATTGGCTTCAACGGTTTCGAGGACTTTGCTACTAGCATTTTCACTGTTTACCAAGCGGCTTCACAAGAAGGTTGGGTCTTTATAATGTATCGCGCAATCGATTCTCTGCCCGCTTGGCGTGCTGCTTTCTACTTCAG cACAATGATATTTTTCCTCGCTTGGCTGGTGAAGAATGTCTTCATTGCTGTCATTACGGAAACATTCAACGAGATTCGCGTGCAGTTCCAACAGATGTGGGGCGCTCGCGGTCACATACAAAAGACCGCTGCATCGCAGATACTCAGCGGCAATGATTCTGGTTGGCGTTTGGTGACCATAGATGATAATAAACATGGCGGCTTGGCGCCTGAAACCTGTCACGCGATCTTACGTTCACCATACTTTCGCATGCTGGTGATGACCGTGATCTTGGCTAATGGCATAGTTATGGCCACAATGACGTTTAAGCATGATGGTCGCCCGCGCAATGTGTTCTATGAGAAATATTATTGCATCGAAATGGCATTCACATTCTTCTTGGACTTGGAAACGCTCTTCAAGATTTATTGTTTGGGTTGGCGTGGCTACTACAAGCATTCCATACATAAATTCGAATTGCTCTTAGCCGTCGGAACCACCATACACATTGTGCCAATATTTTATCTGTCGGGTTTCACTTATTTTCAG GTTCTGCGCGTTGTACGCTTAATTAAAGCCTCGCCCATGCTTGAGGGTTTCGTTTATAAGATTTTCGGTCCGGGCAAGAAACTTGGCTCACTGATCATATTCACCATGTGTTTGCTTATCATTAGCTCCAGCATTTCTATGCAACTTTTTTGCTTTCTCTGtgattttacgaaatttgaatCATTTCCGGAAGCTTTTATGTCTATGTTCCAGATTCTCACGCAAGAGGCCTGGGTTGAAGTTATGGACGAAACGATGATACGCACGAGTAAAACACTTACACCATTAGTGGCGGTCTATTTCATACTCTACCACTTGTTCGTTACATTGATCGTGCTCAGCTTGTTCGTGGCGGTCATTTTGGATAATTTGGAATTGgatgaagatattaaaaaattgaagcaaCTGAAATTTCGTGAACAGAGCGCTGAGATTAAAGAAACGTTGCCATTTCGTTTGCGTATTTTCGAGAAGTTTCCCGACTCACCACAAATGACCATACTGCATCGGATACCGAATGATTTCACATTACCCAAAGTACGTGAATCGTTCATGAAACATTTCGTAATTGAGTTGGAAACCGATGATCCCTCCATCGTGGAGAATTGTAAGCGTCCCATGTCGGAGTGTTGGGAATCGAATGTGGTATTTCGTAAGCAGAAGCCTGTGCGCATCATGAACAAGACGCCCAAGGTGCGTTCGGCCGGCAGCAGTTTGCGCAAATTGGCCATCACGCATATTATCAA TGATTCGAATAATCAGCGTTTAATGCTTGGAGACTCCGCTATGCTGCCTGTCGTAGGCGGCAAAGGGGGTTTAAAGTCTCAAGGCACCATAACACATTCGAAACCATGGCGTGTAGATCAAAAGAA ATTTGGTTCACGTTCCATACGTCGTAGCGTACGTTCCGGTTCGATTAAATTGAAACAAACTTATGAACATCTCATGGAGAATGGTGATATTGCGGCAGCGCCACGTGCCAATTCGGGACGTGCCCGTCCGCATGATCTCGACATAAAACTACTGCAAGCAAAGCGACAACAAGCCGAAATGAGGCGAAATCAACGCGAGGAGGACTTGCGTGAGAATCATCCGTTCTTCGATACGCCACTGTTTTTGGTGCCGCGTGAGAGTCGCTTTCGTAAGATCTGTCAGAAGATCGTGCACGGACGTTACGATGCGCGCCTTAAGGATCCGCTTACGGGCAAGGAACGCAAAGTGCAGTATAAGAGCATGCA CAATTTTCTCGGCTTGGTCACCTACTTGGATTGGGTTATGATTTTCGTTACGACACTTTCTTGCATATCAATGATGTTTGAAACGCCAAGCTATCGCGTTATGGATCATCCTACTCTGCAAATAGCCGAATATGGTTTTGTAGTATTTATGAGTCTGGAGTTGGCATTGAAAATACTTGCCGACGGTCTCTTCTTCACACCGAAAGCCTATATTAAGGATGTAGCTGCAGTGCTGGATGTCTTCATTTATGTTGTATCCACATCCTTTCTCTGTTGGATGCCCCAACAGATACCGACTAGTTCTGGCGCACAACTATTGATGATTTTGCGCTGTGTACGCCCATTGCGTATTTTCACGCTGGTGCCACACATGCGCAAAGTCGTTTATGAGTTGTGTCGCGGCTTCAAAGAGATCTTACTCGTATCCACATTGCTTATACTACTCATGTTTATATTCGCCAGCTATGGTGTACAGTTATATGGTGGTCGCTTGGCGCGTTGTAATGATCCGACCATTTTGCGTCGTGAAGATTGTGTGGGTGTATTTATGCGTCGTGTCTTTGTTACGAAAATGAAATTGACACCCGGTAATAATGAGTCATATCCGTCGATGTTGGTGCCACGTGTCTGGGCCAATCCGCGCCGATTCAATTTCGACAATATCGGTGATGCGATGCTCACGTTGTTTGAAGTGCTTTCCTTTAAGGGTTGGCTGGATGTACGCGATGTGCTGATCAAGGCTGTTGGACCG ATCCATGCAGTTTATATACACATCTATATTTTCTTGGGCTGTATGATCGGATTGACCTTGTTTGTGGGTGTAGTGATCGCTAATTACTCGGAGAATAAAGGTACCGCTCTGTTGACGGTCGATCAACGTCGTTGGTGTGATCTGAAGAAGCGTTTGAAGATTGCTCAACCTCTGCATTTGCCGCCACGTCCCGATGGCAGAAAGTTTCGCGCTTTCACTTATGACATAACCCAGAATATAATCTTTAAACGCATTATAGCCGTGGTGGTGCTGATCAACAGCATGCTGTTGTCCATAACG TGGATCAAAGGTGAAGTCCACACGGAACGTTTGGTGGTCGTCAGCGcggttttaaattttgttttcgtcaTCGAGGTGGTTATGAAAAATATAGCCTTTACACCGCGCGGCTACTGGCAGTCGCGGCGAAATCGTTACGATTTACTCGTCACTGTGGCCGGTGTTGTTTGGATATTCTTGCAGACTATATTAAGG AATGATCTCTCATACTTTTTCGGATTTATGGTGGTGATTTTACGTTTCTTCACCATAACCGGTAAACACACCACGCTCAAAATGCTCATGTTGACTGTGGGCGTGTCGGTTTGTAAATCCTTCTTTATCATCTTTGGCATGTTTTTGTTGGTATTCTTTTATGCCTTGGCCGGCACCATACTCTTCGGTACTGTTAAGTATGGTGAAGGTATTGGTAGACGTGCAAATTTTGGCTCGCCTGTAACGGGAGTAGCAATGCTGTTTCGTATTGTGACCGGAGAGGATTGGAATAAGATTATGCATGATTGCATGGTGCAACCGCCATATTGTACGCCAGGAAATAATTACTGGGAAACCGATTGCG GTAACTTCACTGCAAGCTTGGTGTACTTCTGCACTTTCTACGTCATCATTACCTATATTGTGTTGAATTTACTCGTGG CTATTATCATGGAGAACTTTTCATTATTCTACTCCAACGAAGAAGATGCTTTGCTGTCTTATGCCGACATACGCAATTTCCAGAACACATGGAACATAGTGGACATACATCAACGTGGCGTTATACCTGTGCGACGGGTGAAGTTTATATTGCGTCTATTGAAAGGACGACTAGAGTGCGATCCACAAAAGGATCGTTTGCTCTTCAAGTACATGTGCTATGAATTGGATAAGTTGCATAATGGTGAAGATGTGACTTTCCACGACGTGATTAA CATGTTATCCTATCGGTCGGTGGATATACGTAAAGCATTGCAATTGGAGGAATTGCTGGCGCGTGAGGAATTCGAATATTTGGTAGAGGAAGAAGTCGCCAAGATGACTATACGCACTTGGTTGGAGGGTTGCCTGAAGAAGATACGTGCACAAAATGCAAGT AAGCAACAGAACTCCTTAATTGCTGGTTTGCGTGCCACAAATGAGCAGTTAATGTTGCTCAAAACACCCGAGGATAAAACTCCCACCAGCGGTGGTGAGAAACCACCAGGCAGCGCAACGGCGGCAGGTCCACCGACTAGTGATGCCTTTTCGCCCACCTTCAGTTCAACGGAGAATGAAGAGAAAGACGCCAGTGGTAGCGCGGCTGTCTCCACCATTGGCGAAGCGCACGGCGTGCAACGTGTCATAAGTGGTACCAAACGCGCGCAAGCACTGATCCGTTCGGATTCAACGGGCAGCTCAACAGGTCGAAAGTATTTAGCACCTACCACATCCGATCCACAACCACGCAGCACATTGACGGACAAGGAGCGTCTACATATTAGTAGTcaacaaaagaagaaaaattcaatGACGGCAGTACCTATCTTGCCACCAGTCGCTGCTGCTAGCGGTTCTGCAATAAAACGCGACTTGAATCGGACGTCGGGATTTTTCGCATCCGGTAATAGTGATGGCAGTCAATTTCATTATCCCCCAAATGTAGTGAATCATTATGGTGAACAGCATGGACCATTGGGTAGTCCATCAGCGATTATGGGTCACATTATAGCGGGTAGTAAATTATTGCCGTTTAATAATCAAGCGAATGCAGTTTACGAGGTGCACGACTGGTGGCAGGAACAGGTGATTTGCACACTACACAGTGACGATGAAGGCTAA